A window of the Candidatus Liberibacter solanacearum CLso-ZC1 genome harbors these coding sequences:
- the ppa gene encoding inorganic diphosphatase translates to MKLDAISIGSNPPVDVNVFIEISLGGHPIKYEIDKKSGALKVDRFVSTSMLYPGNYGFIPHTLSDDGDPIDVIIYNSEPILPGSFISVRPIGVMKMEDDGGMDEKIFAVPSKHITSLYESIQSYEDVPSFHLQKIEHFFKHYKDLESGKWAKLDGWEGVKSAHKIILEAIERGAKE, encoded by the coding sequence ATGAAATTAGATGCTATTTCTATTGGCTCAAATCCACCAGTAGATGTTAATGTTTTTATTGAAATTTCTCTTGGTGGACATCCAATCAAATATGAGATAGATAAGAAAAGTGGTGCTCTTAAAGTTGATCGTTTTGTTTCCACTTCTATGCTTTATCCGGGGAATTATGGTTTTATTCCACATACGCTTTCTGATGATGGCGATCCCATTGATGTTATCATTTATAATTCAGAACCTATTTTGCCAGGTTCTTTCATAAGTGTACGCCCTATTGGTGTTATGAAAATGGAAGATGATGGAGGTATGGATGAAAAAATATTTGCCGTTCCGTCAAAACATATCACTAGCTTATATGAATCGATTCAAAGTTATGAAGATGTTCCGAGTTTTCACTTGCAAAAAATAGAGCATTTTTTCAAGCATTATAAAGATCTTGAATCAGGAAAATGGGCTAAATTAGATGGTTGGGAAGGAGTAAAAAGTGCTCACAAGATTATATTAGAAGCTATTGAAAGAGGGGCTAAAGAGTAA
- the typA gene encoding translational GTPase TypA encodes MQIRNVAIIAHVDHGKTTLVDELLKQSGSFRDNQRVSERVMDSNDLEKERGITILAKVTSILWNDVRINIVDTPGHADFGGEVERILCMVESVVVLVDAAEGPMPQTKFVVGKALKLGLRPIVVVNKVDRSDARSEEVINEVFDLFSSLDATDDQLDFPILYGSGRIGWMSDSPDGPQDQGLAPLLNLILDHVPPPVVGDGGFKMIGTILEKNPFLGRVITGRIHSGAVKPNQNIKALGPDGSLVESGRISKILAFRGIDRQPVNEAYAGDIVSIAGLVKATVADTFCDLSVDEPLEAQPIDPPTVTMTFLVNDSPLAGSEGDKVTSRMIRDRLFKEAEGNIALQIEESDLKDSFFVSGRGELQLAVLIETMRREGFELAVSRPRVVIKKEGDTILEPVEEVVIDVDEQYSGSVVQRMTLHKSEMIELRPSGVGRVRLVFLAPTRALIGYHSKLLTDTRGTAIMNRLFHSYQPHKGEIGGRTNGVLLSNEEGKTVAYALFNLEDRGSMIVEPGDKVYKGMIVGIHNRENDLDVNVLKGKKLTNMRASGKDEAVKLVPAIKMTLEQSLSWIQNDELVEVTPNSIRLRKIYLDPNERKRKEKSINKEYGF; translated from the coding sequence ATGCAGATTCGCAATGTGGCTATTATTGCTCACGTAGATCACGGAAAAACAACATTGGTTGATGAGCTTCTTAAACAGTCGGGATCTTTTCGTGACAATCAGCGTGTTAGTGAACGTGTTATGGATTCTAATGATTTAGAAAAAGAACGGGGTATTACTATCCTTGCAAAAGTTACTTCTATTTTGTGGAACGATGTTCGTATCAATATAGTTGATACTCCTGGCCATGCTGATTTTGGAGGGGAAGTTGAGCGAATTTTATGTATGGTAGAAAGTGTGGTTGTATTGGTTGATGCTGCAGAGGGACCTATGCCACAAACAAAATTTGTTGTTGGTAAAGCTTTAAAGTTAGGTCTTCGGCCAATAGTGGTAGTTAATAAAGTAGATCGTTCTGATGCGCGTTCAGAAGAAGTGATAAACGAGGTTTTTGACCTTTTTTCGTCTTTAGATGCGACTGATGATCAATTAGATTTTCCAATTCTTTATGGCTCTGGTCGTATTGGATGGATGAGTGATTCACCTGATGGTCCACAAGATCAAGGGCTAGCTCCTCTTTTAAACCTTATACTTGACCATGTTCCTCCGCCTGTTGTTGGTGATGGGGGATTCAAGATGATAGGAACTATTTTAGAAAAAAATCCATTTTTAGGGCGTGTTATAACGGGTCGTATTCATTCTGGGGCTGTAAAGCCTAATCAAAATATTAAAGCACTTGGCCCTGATGGTTCTTTAGTGGAATCTGGTCGTATTTCTAAGATTCTTGCTTTTCGTGGTATTGATCGTCAACCAGTTAATGAAGCATATGCGGGAGATATAGTTTCTATTGCTGGATTGGTTAAGGCAACGGTAGCTGATACTTTTTGTGATTTATCGGTTGATGAACCATTAGAAGCCCAGCCGATTGATCCTCCAACTGTGACCATGACATTTCTTGTCAATGATTCTCCTTTAGCCGGTAGCGAGGGAGATAAGGTCACGAGTCGTATGATACGAGATCGTCTTTTTAAAGAGGCTGAAGGGAATATTGCTCTTCAAATTGAAGAAAGCGATTTAAAGGATTCTTTCTTTGTCTCCGGTCGAGGAGAGTTGCAACTGGCTGTTTTGATTGAAACCATGCGTCGTGAAGGTTTTGAGTTAGCTGTTTCGCGTCCTCGTGTTGTGATAAAAAAAGAGGGTGATACTATTTTAGAGCCTGTGGAAGAAGTAGTTATTGATGTTGATGAGCAATATTCTGGATCAGTTGTGCAGAGAATGACTTTGCATAAATCTGAAATGATAGAATTACGTCCTTCAGGGGTAGGACGTGTTCGTCTTGTATTCCTTGCTCCTACTCGTGCTTTAATAGGATATCACTCGAAACTATTGACGGATACACGCGGTACAGCAATTATGAATCGTTTGTTCCATTCTTATCAACCTCATAAGGGGGAAATAGGCGGTCGTACTAATGGTGTTTTACTTTCTAATGAAGAAGGTAAAACAGTTGCATATGCTTTATTTAATCTGGAAGATCGAGGTTCGATGATTGTGGAGCCTGGCGATAAAGTATACAAAGGTATGATAGTTGGAATTCATAATCGAGAAAATGATTTAGATGTAAATGTCCTTAAGGGGAAGAAACTGACTAACATGCGTGCTTCGGGAAAAGACGAAGCTGTTAAGTTAGTTCCCGCTATTAAGATGACGTTAGAACAATCTTTGTCATGGATACAAAACGATGAATTAGTTGAAGTAACGCCGAACTCTATCCGTTTAAGAAAGATATATTTAGATCCTAATGAACGTAAGAGAAAAGAAAAGTCGATCAATAAGGAATATGGTTTTTAA
- a CDS encoding argininosuccinate synthase, giving the protein MSKNIKKVVLAYSGGLDTSIILKWLQVEKGLEVVVFIADLGQGEELTAACDKAKLLGAKEVYVKDLRREFVRDFVFPMFRANALYEGCYLLGTAIARPLISKYLVDIARETGADAVAHGSTGKGNDQVRFELSAYSLNSDIEIIAPWRHWDFKGRQDLLEFAEKNAIPIDKNKRGEAPFSVDTNLLHSSSEGRVLEDPSEPAPDYVYKTTISPEEAPDSPTLIKIDFQRGDPVSINGELMPPEVLLDKLNQYGSSNGIGRIDIVENRFIGIKSRGVYETPGGTILLHAHRAIESISLDSGAAHLKDELMPRYANLIYQGFWFSPEREMLQALIDKSQEYVQGTVALKLYKGNVMVVGRESNQSLYLDKLVTFEDDLDTYNQGDSEGFIKLQALRLRTLARRKKESKPL; this is encoded by the coding sequence TTGTCTAAAAATATAAAAAAAGTTGTCCTTGCGTATTCAGGTGGCCTTGATACTTCAATCATATTAAAATGGCTTCAAGTGGAAAAAGGTTTGGAGGTTGTGGTTTTTATCGCTGATCTTGGTCAAGGAGAAGAATTAACAGCAGCTTGTGATAAAGCTAAATTACTTGGCGCAAAAGAAGTTTACGTTAAAGATCTACGGAGAGAATTTGTTCGTGATTTTGTGTTTCCTATGTTTAGAGCTAATGCTTTATATGAAGGGTGTTATTTATTAGGTACGGCTATTGCTCGTCCTCTGATTTCTAAATATCTGGTTGATATTGCCCGTGAAACAGGAGCGGATGCGGTTGCGCATGGCTCTACTGGCAAGGGAAATGATCAAGTACGTTTCGAATTATCTGCTTATTCTTTGAATTCAGATATAGAAATTATTGCTCCATGGAGACATTGGGATTTTAAAGGTAGGCAAGATCTTCTTGAATTTGCAGAAAAGAATGCGATTCCGATAGATAAGAATAAACGAGGAGAAGCGCCGTTTTCTGTAGATACTAATTTGTTGCATTCTTCTTCGGAGGGAAGGGTTTTAGAAGATCCATCGGAACCAGCGCCTGACTATGTATATAAAACCACTATATCTCCTGAAGAGGCTCCAGATAGTCCGACTTTGATTAAAATTGATTTTCAAAGAGGTGATCCTGTTTCTATCAATGGTGAGCTTATGCCGCCAGAAGTTTTGTTAGATAAGTTGAATCAATATGGTTCTTCTAATGGCATTGGTCGTATTGATATAGTGGAAAATAGATTTATTGGAATTAAATCTCGAGGAGTGTATGAAACTCCTGGAGGAACGATTTTGCTACATGCTCATCGTGCTATTGAATCAATTTCTTTAGATTCAGGGGCTGCTCATTTAAAAGATGAATTGATGCCTCGATATGCGAATCTTATTTATCAGGGCTTTTGGTTTTCTCCTGAAAGAGAAATGTTGCAAGCTCTGATTGATAAGAGTCAAGAATATGTGCAAGGTACTGTTGCCCTGAAGCTTTACAAAGGAAATGTAATGGTTGTTGGGCGTGAGAGTAATCAGTCCTTATATTTAGATAAGCTTGTAACTTTTGAAGATGATTTAGATACTTATAATCAAGGTGATTCAGAGGGTTTTATAAAATTACAAGCTTTGCGTTTGCGTACTCTTGCAAGGCGTAAAAAAGAATCCAAGCCATTATAA
- the rplQ gene encoding 50S ribosomal protein L17, whose translation MRHAISGRKLNRTSSHRKAMFSNMATSLILHEQIVTTLPKAKELRPIVEKLVTLGKKSNLHSRRLAISRIRDVGVVSKLFDVIASRYANRSGGYLRIMKVGFRYGDSAPMAVIEFVDRDISAKGKSIDAPPKKGKK comes from the coding sequence ATGCGACATGCTATAAGTGGAAGGAAGCTGAATAGAACTTCCAGTCATCGTAAGGCGATGTTCTCGAACATGGCTACTTCTCTCATTTTGCATGAGCAGATTGTAACTACCCTTCCAAAAGCGAAGGAGTTGCGTCCAATTGTTGAGAAGTTAGTAACTTTGGGGAAAAAAAGTAATCTGCACTCTCGGCGTTTGGCGATATCTAGGATTAGAGATGTTGGAGTTGTTTCCAAGTTGTTTGATGTGATAGCTTCGCGTTATGCTAATCGATCTGGAGGTTATTTGCGGATTATGAAGGTTGGATTTCGTTATGGTGATAGCGCTCCTATGGCTGTGATTGAATTTGTTGATCGAGATATTTCGGCAAAAGGAAAGAGCATAGATGCCCCTCCTAAAAAAGGTAAAAAATGA
- a CDS encoding DNA-directed RNA polymerase subunit alpha, giving the protein MIQKNWQELIKPNNIEFTVLGHEEENRTMVVAEPFPRGFAHTLGNALRRVLLSSLRGAAITAVQIDGVLHEISSIKGVREDITDIILNIKGINLKMSSDSSKRVTIYKRGPGVVTAGDIQTVNDIEILNPDHVICNLDVDAVVRMELTVSKGQGYVPAKHHRTENDPIGLITIDALYSPIKKVSYKVESAREGQILDYDKLNMIIDTDGSIGGEDAVAFASRILQDQLNVFINFDEPTKEEKEDMDVDRLPFNPALLKKVEELELSVRSANCLRGDNIIYIGDLIQKTEAEMLRTANFGRKSLLEIKGVLATMGLFLGMNLPDWPPESIEDLAKKYEDKC; this is encoded by the coding sequence ATGATCCAGAAAAACTGGCAAGAATTAATTAAGCCAAATAATATTGAATTTACAGTTCTTGGTCATGAGGAAGAAAATAGGACTATGGTAGTCGCTGAACCTTTTCCTCGTGGCTTTGCTCATACTCTTGGTAATGCGCTTCGTCGAGTATTGCTATCGTCGTTGCGTGGTGCTGCGATAACTGCTGTCCAAATTGATGGGGTTTTGCACGAGATTTCTTCTATTAAAGGGGTTCGAGAAGATATAACTGATATTATTCTTAATATTAAAGGTATTAACTTGAAAATGTCTTCTGATTCTTCCAAGCGCGTAACTATTTATAAGCGTGGTCCTGGGGTTGTTACGGCAGGAGATATACAGACTGTTAATGATATTGAAATATTGAATCCAGACCATGTGATTTGTAACCTTGATGTGGATGCAGTGGTTCGCATGGAGTTGACAGTTTCTAAGGGGCAGGGTTATGTTCCTGCTAAACATCATAGGACAGAAAATGATCCTATTGGTTTAATTACGATTGATGCTTTATATTCTCCGATTAAAAAAGTTTCTTATAAGGTAGAAAGTGCGCGTGAAGGGCAGATTCTTGATTATGATAAATTAAATATGATTATTGATACTGATGGTTCTATCGGTGGAGAAGATGCGGTTGCTTTTGCCTCGCGTATTTTACAGGATCAATTAAATGTATTTATAAATTTTGATGAGCCTACAAAGGAAGAAAAAGAAGATATGGATGTAGATCGTCTTCCTTTTAATCCTGCTTTATTGAAAAAAGTTGAAGAATTAGAGCTTTCTGTTAGGTCTGCTAACTGTTTGAGAGGCGATAATATTATTTATATAGGTGATTTAATTCAAAAAACTGAGGCTGAGATGTTGCGTACTGCTAATTTTGGTCGTAAATCTCTTTTAGAGATAAAAGGGGTTTTGGCAACTATGGGATTGTTTCTTGGTATGAATTTGCCAGATTGGCCTCCTGAAAGTATAGAAGACTTGGCTAAGAAATATGAAGACAAGTGTTAA
- the rpsK gene encoding 30S ribosomal protein S11 produces the protein MPKSPARVRNRERKNIVSGCAHVVSTFNNTRITITDPHGNTIAWSSPKVVGFSGSRKNSPFAAQVAADDCSAKAQNHGMSSLEVKVSGLGAGRDSALRALRAIGFTIVSICDVTMIAHNGCRPRKRRRI, from the coding sequence ATGCCCAAGAGTCCTGCCCGTGTTCGGAATCGTGAGCGGAAAAATATAGTTTCTGGTTGCGCTCATGTGGTGTCAACGTTTAATAACACTAGGATTACAATAACAGATCCTCATGGTAATACCATTGCTTGGTCTTCTCCTAAGGTGGTTGGTTTTTCTGGGTCACGTAAAAATAGTCCATTTGCTGCTCAAGTTGCGGCAGATGATTGTTCGGCAAAGGCTCAAAATCATGGTATGTCTTCGTTGGAAGTTAAGGTAAGTGGATTAGGTGCTGGGCGTGATTCTGCTTTGCGGGCCTTACGTGCTATTGGTTTTACCATTGTTTCTATCTGCGATGTAACTATGATAGCCCACAATGGATGTCGTCCGCGTAAAAGACGTCGCATTTAA
- the rpsM gene encoding 30S ribosomal protein S13, protein MARIAGVNIPSTKRVVRALCYIHGIGFKSSQDICNKLGISPERRVHHLVESEIIKIRQAIEQTYQVEGDLRRMTVMNIKRLMDLGCYRGLRHRRNLPVRGQRTRTNACTRKRSGKGGGSVRKK, encoded by the coding sequence GTGGCGCGTATTGCTGGTGTCAATATACCGAGTACAAAGCGTGTAGTTAGAGCGCTTTGTTATATACATGGTATTGGTTTCAAGAGTTCGCAGGATATTTGTAATAAACTGGGGATTTCTCCTGAGCGTCGTGTTCATCATTTGGTAGAATCGGAGATTATTAAGATTCGTCAAGCTATTGAGCAAACTTATCAAGTCGAAGGTGATTTGCGTCGAATGACTGTTATGAATATAAAACGCTTGATGGATTTGGGTTGCTATCGAGGTTTGAGACATCGTCGTAATCTTCCTGTGCGTGGTCAGCGTACGCGTACAAATGCTTGTACTAGAAAAAGATCTGGTAAGGGTGGTGGATCTGTTAGGAAAAAATAG
- a CDS encoding adenylate kinase, whose product MRIIFLGPPGAGKGTQAARLSHKLNIPQLSTGDMLRAEVSKGTFIGKQVKNIMESGHLISDSIVNRVVCDRIGHSDCSGGFILDGYPRTVDQAQNLQIIVSGMNCCIDAVIELQVDDSLMFKRIESRVSKAISSEKSVRSDDKYDVFIRRMEDYRRVTVPLSSYYRDRGCLHVIDGMLDADTVSRDIDSLLVSIEGKCCRS is encoded by the coding sequence ATGAGAATTATATTTCTAGGCCCTCCAGGAGCTGGAAAAGGGACGCAAGCTGCCCGCTTATCTCATAAATTGAATATTCCTCAATTATCAACGGGTGATATGCTTCGTGCAGAAGTTAGTAAGGGTACTTTTATTGGTAAACAAGTTAAAAATATTATGGAATCTGGACATTTGATTTCAGATAGTATTGTTAATCGAGTAGTTTGTGATAGAATAGGTCATTCTGACTGTTCTGGTGGTTTTATTCTTGACGGCTATCCTAGAACTGTGGATCAAGCTCAGAATTTGCAAATTATTGTTTCTGGTATGAATTGTTGTATAGACGCAGTAATCGAGTTGCAAGTTGATGATTCTCTTATGTTTAAGAGAATAGAAAGCCGTGTTTCGAAAGCAATTTCTTCTGAGAAGTCTGTGCGATCAGATGATAAATATGATGTTTTTATTAGGAGAATGGAAGATTATCGTAGAGTAACAGTTCCTCTTTCTTCCTATTATCGTGATAGGGGTTGTTTGCATGTAATTGATGGAATGTTAGATGCGGATACAGTATCAAGGGATATTGACTCTCTTCTTGTTTCTATAGAGGGGAAATGCTGTAGGAGTTGA
- the secY gene encoding preprotein translocase subunit SecY, translating to MVSAVEQFVSNLSISSFSKAKDLKSRIVFTLIAIVVYRLGTHIPLPSIDLVAYTKAFQSKSAGIFGIFNMFSGGAVERMAVFALGIMPYISASIIVQLIVAMVPSLESLKQEGEQGRKIINQYTRYATVFLGIIQAYGIAIGLKNGRGIVSDSDSFFVFSTVVTLLGGTMFLVWLGEQITSRGIGNGISLIIFSGIVAGLPSAFIGVLELGRVGSIATPLILLVFVSIILVIAFVVFFERAQRRLLIQYPKRQVGNRIFPDDVSYLPLKLNTAGVVPSIFASSLLLLPATIVGFVDVSSSPEWVINLVGALGHGQLLYMVLYAASIVFFSFFYTAIVFNPIEAANNLKKQGGFLPGIRPGDRTAEHIDYVLTRVTVVGALYLVFVCILPEILVSVTGIPVSLSGTSILIIVSVVLDTVMQVQGYLIAQQYEGLVKKSKLRNRKKGS from the coding sequence ATGGTGTCTGCAGTAGAGCAATTCGTTTCTAATTTGAGTATTTCTTCGTTTTCTAAAGCGAAAGATTTAAAATCTAGAATTGTATTTACTCTCATTGCTATTGTGGTATATCGTTTAGGTACTCATATTCCTTTGCCAAGTATTGATCTTGTTGCTTATACGAAAGCTTTCCAGTCGAAGAGTGCCGGAATATTTGGTATTTTTAATATGTTCTCAGGAGGAGCTGTTGAGCGTATGGCAGTTTTTGCATTGGGGATCATGCCTTATATTTCTGCTTCTATTATTGTCCAGTTGATAGTTGCGATGGTTCCTTCCCTTGAAAGCCTTAAGCAAGAGGGAGAGCAGGGGCGTAAGATAATAAATCAGTATACTCGCTATGCTACTGTTTTTTTGGGTATCATACAAGCTTATGGAATCGCGATTGGTTTAAAGAATGGGCGAGGCATTGTTTCCGATTCCGATTCTTTCTTTGTTTTTTCTACCGTTGTTACCCTTCTTGGTGGCACTATGTTTCTTGTATGGTTAGGAGAACAGATTACTTCACGGGGTATAGGAAATGGTATCTCTCTAATTATTTTTAGCGGTATTGTTGCTGGCTTACCTTCTGCTTTTATTGGTGTTCTGGAGCTTGGAAGAGTGGGAAGTATTGCTACTCCCTTGATATTGTTAGTTTTTGTTTCCATTATTTTAGTGATTGCTTTTGTTGTTTTTTTTGAAAGGGCACAGCGTCGCTTGCTTATTCAGTATCCAAAGCGTCAGGTTGGAAATCGTATTTTTCCAGATGACGTTTCTTATTTACCCCTAAAATTGAATACTGCTGGTGTTGTACCGTCGATATTTGCCTCTTCTTTGTTGTTATTGCCTGCTACTATTGTGGGTTTTGTTGATGTCAGTTCGTCTCCAGAATGGGTTATTAATCTGGTTGGCGCCTTAGGTCATGGCCAATTATTATATATGGTGTTATATGCCGCATCGATTGTTTTCTTTTCTTTTTTTTATACGGCTATTGTTTTTAATCCGATAGAAGCGGCTAATAATCTGAAAAAGCAAGGTGGGTTTCTTCCGGGTATTCGACCTGGAGATCGTACTGCAGAGCATATTGATTATGTATTAACACGAGTTACAGTTGTTGGGGCGTTATATCTTGTGTTTGTTTGTATTCTTCCAGAAATTTTAGTTTCTGTTACGGGAATACCTGTGTCGTTAAGTGGGACTTCTATTTTGATTATTGTCAGCGTTGTCTTAGACACGGTAATGCAGGTTCAAGGGTACTTGATTGCGCAGCAGTATGAGGGCCTTGTTAAAAAGTCTAAACTTCGGAATAGGAAGAAAGGTTCATGA
- the rplO gene encoding 50S ribosomal protein L15, protein MKLNEINCDKGSRKARKRVARGIGSGTGKTAGRGVKGQKSRSGVSVRGFEGGQMPLYRRLPKRGFVNIAASKFVTVSLGRLQAYVDQGKLDCSSEIDESVLVSSGLIKSSQKGVRVLSDGDLKVKLILRVTGASASAISKVEKLGGTVHRLEIPR, encoded by the coding sequence ATGAAGTTAAATGAAATTAATTGTGACAAAGGATCTCGTAAGGCGAGGAAGCGAGTTGCGCGTGGAATTGGTTCTGGCACGGGAAAGACAGCTGGTAGAGGCGTTAAAGGGCAAAAATCTAGATCTGGTGTTAGCGTTCGTGGCTTTGAAGGTGGGCAGATGCCTTTATACAGGCGTTTACCAAAACGTGGTTTTGTAAACATTGCTGCTTCAAAATTTGTCACGGTTTCATTGGGACGATTGCAGGCTTATGTGGATCAGGGTAAGTTAGATTGTTCGTCGGAAATAGATGAAAGCGTTCTTGTGTCTTCCGGGCTTATAAAGTCTTCTCAAAAAGGGGTGCGCGTTTTATCTGATGGTGATTTGAAGGTAAAATTGATTTTGCGTGTTACGGGTGCTTCAGCTTCTGCAATTTCTAAAGTTGAGAAATTGGGCGGTACGGTTCATCGTTTGGAAATCCCGCGTTGA
- the rpmD gene encoding 50S ribosomal protein L30: MALSSEVKKITVKQVGSPIRRPSVQRRILVGLGLNKMNRCRVLEDTPSVRGMIHAVRHLVRIVE; the protein is encoded by the coding sequence GTGGCGCTTTCTTCTGAGGTAAAAAAAATAACTGTTAAGCAGGTTGGAAGTCCTATTCGTCGCCCTTCTGTTCAACGTAGGATTTTAGTCGGATTAGGCTTGAACAAGATGAATCGTTGTCGTGTTTTGGAGGATACTCCTTCTGTTCGTGGAATGATTCACGCTGTTCGTCATCTTGTTCGTATTGTTGAATAA
- the rpsE gene encoding 30S ribosomal protein S5 — MAQKERSQRDNWQNREERDNSIIDRIVSINRVSTALPGGRRFAFSVLVVVGDTKSKAGFAHSTAREVPEAVRKATEAAKRNMVSISLLDGRTLHHDGLGRHGAGKVLIRSAMPGTGVIAGGAIRAVCEVLGVHDIVAKSIGSSNPHNVVRATFKALRSQSHPRDIANRRGIKHSLLQARRVVSSKSKVSSNHGEDK; from the coding sequence ATGGCGCAAAAAGAGCGTTCTCAGCGTGATAATTGGCAGAATCGTGAAGAACGTGATAATAGTATTATTGATCGAATTGTTTCGATCAATCGTGTTTCCACCGCTCTTCCAGGCGGACGCAGGTTTGCTTTTTCCGTTTTGGTTGTTGTAGGGGATACTAAGAGCAAAGCTGGTTTTGCCCATAGTACTGCTCGGGAAGTTCCGGAGGCTGTTCGAAAAGCAACTGAGGCGGCTAAGCGGAATATGGTTTCTATCTCATTGTTAGATGGGCGTACTTTGCATCACGATGGTTTGGGGCGTCATGGAGCTGGTAAAGTTCTGATACGGTCTGCTATGCCTGGTACTGGTGTTATTGCCGGTGGGGCTATTCGTGCGGTTTGCGAAGTTCTGGGTGTGCATGATATTGTTGCTAAATCTATTGGTTCTTCTAATCCCCATAATGTGGTGCGTGCTACTTTTAAAGCGCTTCGTTCCCAATCTCATCCAAGAGATATTGCTAATCGTAGGGGGATAAAACATTCTCTTCTCCAGGCAAGGCGCGTTGTTTCTTCGAAATCTAAGGTTTCTTCTAATCATGGTGAGGATAAGTAG
- the rplR gene encoding 50S ribosomal protein L18 has product MTIKKKALARRTSRIRRNLKRVTKGHLRLSVYRSSKHIYGQIIDDNVGHTLASASSLNEPLLSSLKTGSNVAAATAVGSLLAERAAKVGVKAIYFDRGPYLYCGRIAALADAVRKGGIAF; this is encoded by the coding sequence ATGACTATTAAAAAAAAGGCTCTTGCTCGTCGTACTAGTCGTATACGTCGGAATTTAAAGCGTGTGACGAAAGGGCATCTTCGATTGAGCGTTTATCGTTCTTCTAAGCATATATACGGGCAGATTATAGACGATAATGTCGGGCATACTCTTGCTTCGGCTTCCAGTTTGAATGAGCCTCTCCTTTCTTCTTTAAAGACGGGTTCAAATGTAGCTGCTGCTACCGCCGTTGGAAGTCTTTTGGCGGAGCGTGCGGCGAAAGTAGGTGTTAAAGCTATTTATTTTGATCGTGGTCCGTACTTATATTGTGGTAGGATTGCTGCATTAGCTGATGCGGTGCGCAAAGGTGGAATTGCCTTTTGA
- the rplF gene encoding 50S ribosomal protein L6, which yields MSRIGKKSIQIPSGVDVAIENREIKVKGPKGQLSFMVTDDIDVVSDKGMLSVNVVGNSKVSRSIWGMSRTMISNLFHGVTNGYQRKLEISGVGCRAFMDGANLKMSLGFSHDIIYSPLEGVSISVSKSTEIVVSGIDKQKVGQVAADIRSYRTAEPYKGKGIKYSDEVVVRKIGKKK from the coding sequence ATGTCTCGCATTGGTAAAAAGAGTATTCAAATTCCTTCTGGCGTAGATGTTGCGATTGAAAATCGTGAAATAAAGGTTAAAGGCCCCAAAGGTCAATTGTCATTTATGGTCACTGATGATATAGATGTTGTTTCTGACAAAGGTATGTTGTCTGTTAACGTCGTTGGTAACTCTAAAGTATCTCGCTCTATATGGGGTATGTCGCGTACTATGATTAGCAATCTCTTCCATGGGGTGACAAATGGTTATCAGCGAAAGCTTGAAATTAGTGGGGTAGGATGTCGTGCTTTCATGGATGGCGCTAACCTGAAGATGAGTCTTGGTTTTTCGCACGATATTATTTATTCTCCTCTTGAAGGGGTTTCAATTTCTGTTTCTAAGTCGACTGAAATTGTTGTTTCTGGTATAGATAAGCAGAAAGTTGGGCAGGTTGCTGCTGACATTCGTTCTTACCGAACTGCTGAACCTTATAAAGGCAAAGGAATTAAGTATAGTGATGAAGTTGTTGTGCGTAAAATAGGTAAGAAGAAGTAA
- the rpsH gene encoding 30S ribosomal protein S8, producing MSCLGDMLTRIRNANLRRKPSVVIPFSRLHASVLDVLQEEGYIKTYRRVDVGKDRIQLEVDLKYHDGVSVIREINCVSKPGRRFYASSKEIPQVYNGLGIMIVTTSKGVMADHRAREYRVGGEVLCSVF from the coding sequence ATGAGTTGTCTAGGAGATATGTTGACCCGTATTCGTAATGCGAATCTTCGACGCAAGCCGTCTGTTGTGATTCCTTTTTCGAGATTACATGCTAGTGTTTTAGATGTTTTACAAGAAGAGGGTTATATTAAAACCTATCGTAGAGTTGATGTCGGCAAAGATCGGATTCAGTTGGAAGTGGATTTGAAATATCATGATGGCGTCTCAGTCATACGTGAAATTAATTGTGTTTCTAAGCCGGGTCGGCGTTTTTATGCTTCCTCTAAAGAGATTCCTCAGGTTTATAATGGATTGGGTATAATGATTGTCACAACTTCGAAGGGTGTAATGGCAGATCATCGTGCTCGAGAATATAGGGTAGGGGGAGAAGTTTTGTGTTCTGTATTTTAA